Proteins encoded within one genomic window of Misgurnus anguillicaudatus chromosome 18, ASM2758022v2, whole genome shotgun sequence:
- the LOC129429953 gene encoding trace amine-associated receptor 4-like, with amino-acid sequence MSFNETENILLCYPLHPDSCPRLPRLTVVKVTMYAFISLMILMTVFGNLLIIISISHFKQLQSPTHLIVQSLAVCDCLLGSLVMPYGMVRSVEGCWFLGDVICKVHSSLDTTLCISSLMHLSLISIDRYWAICDPLKYKMRITNNTVTVSITFTWIFSFVYSFSVVFSGVNAVGLEAFILQMSCFGGCAALFNKEWGLISCILFFIIPGTIMSSLYIIIFNVVKKHAKVLSEKGSVTTTGVNSQNSAHRERKAAKTLALVMGVFFLCWLPLSIVSALDPFLNFVTPADVYEALFWFAYFNSTCNPLIYGFFYPCFQKAFKTLIFTYICGFNHSHMLTFE; translated from the coding sequence ATGTCTTTCAATGAGACTGAGAATATTCTCCTGTGTTATCCTTTACATCCAGACTCTTGTCCTAGACTTCCTCGACTCACTGTAGTTAAAGTGACAATGTACGCTTTCATTTCACTCATGATCCTCATGACAGTTTTTGGGAATCTGCTGATCATCATCTCCATCTCTCACTTCAAACAGCTTCAGTCTCCAACTCATCTGATCGTTCAGTCATTGGCTGTGTGTGACTGTCTGCTGGGTTCACTGGTGATGCCCTATGGTATGGTGCGATCTGTCGAGGGCTGCTGGTTTTTGGGGGATGTTATTTGTAAAGTTCATTCTAGCTTGGACACGACTCTCTGTATCTCTTCTTTAATGCATCTTAGTTTAATATCTATTGATAGATACTGGGCCATCTGTGACCCTCTGAAGTACAAAATGAGAATCACAAACAACACTGTGACTGTATCAATCACTTTTACATGGATCTTTTCATTTGTGTACAGCTTTTCTGTTGTGTTTTCAGGGGTGAATGCTGTTGGTCTGGAAGCTTTTATATTACAGATGTCTTGTTTTGGTGGCTGTGCTGCTCTTTTTAACAAAGAATGGGGACTTATTAGTTGTatcttgttttttattattccaGGAACAATAATGAGCTCTCTGTATATCATTATATTCAATGTTGTGAAAAAGCATGCAAAGGTTTTGTCAGAGAAAGGGTCTGTGACCACCACAGGTGTTAACAGTCAAAACTCTgcacacagagaaagaaaagcaGCTAAAACTCTGGCTCTTGTTATGGGCGTTTTCTTTCTCTGCTGGCTGCCCTTATCTATTGTCAGTGCTCTTGATCCTTTCCTTAATTTTGTGACCCCAGCTGATGTTTATGAGGCTTTATTTTGGTTTGCATATTTTAACTCAACTTGTAATCCTTTGATCTATGGATTTTTCTATCCTTGCTTTCAGAAGGCCTTTAAGACTCTCATATTCACTTATATCTGTGGATTCAATCATTCACATATGCTGACATTTGAATGA